Proteins from a genomic interval of Candidatus Polarisedimenticolia bacterium:
- a CDS encoding DUF6600 domain-containing protein produces MVLRGILLLSLLVPLAALPAYSEEEYGDSYSGDVPARIRALEGDAVLQRQQEQDRVDATINSPVFTGDLLSTEDGRAEVEFPDGTVLWLDSDTQVEFLGMEDPESGSREATALRLHDGRIEIDYRGGGSGDPRIDTPESSVYIQGEGRFRVESDRGTTTLISLRGVAELAGDDGSMLVRDGMMSQVELGSAPDEARSYNTLRLDDFDAWCEERLASYLPEDEGDDREYVQAVPAPVRHYVTELDNYGDWEWMVSYGWVWRPASYTVGWRPYYNGYWTSCPRGWVWVAYEPWGWVPYHYGRWQWLSSAGWFWIPGGVFSGAWVSWAVTPSYIGWCPLDYYNRPAYVNVNINITNVTVNRFGGGWNFLPLNRLSDRGASRLIVKADRVPRLEGAVTTKVLPRFSPDRIGNRPDLAQRIYRESANGAHRIDLPEPGRRENLVPFRQLDRREAGRQHDSIRGRAPDRTGTEPRILRGGRQQAAPRPERVPNGRSASERVNPRGGREPGGDSGVVGRPGTERRGEGVRPERERGRPEPQGGGNDRERIRPRRESPDSAVPQDPSRRENGQDRKADPPPRLEPRPRRESGSQTGPGAERRRRPERREPSRPSTTEPRPQREPDSESATDGNRQRSFYRGPGMNDPRPRRESAPQRADRDAPNVYRSYGTDNRGGSRRGYEEGPGSISPRPRRERGAPSGYGDSRDASRRVLDGIFGEGARSRSRPAQPGATAREERVRPEGSPSRGERVQGPQQRSAPERIERSRPQGGRQAPPPRKQEEKKGRH; encoded by the coding sequence GTGGTTCTGAGAGGAATCCTCCTCCTGTCGCTGCTCGTTCCCTTAGCCGCGCTCCCGGCCTATTCCGAGGAGGAATATGGCGACTCCTATTCGGGCGACGTTCCCGCCCGGATTCGGGCCCTGGAGGGAGATGCAGTGCTGCAGCGCCAGCAGGAGCAAGACCGGGTAGACGCGACCATCAACTCGCCTGTCTTCACGGGCGATCTCCTGTCGACCGAAGATGGCCGGGCCGAGGTGGAGTTTCCCGACGGCACCGTTCTTTGGCTCGACTCCGACACGCAGGTCGAGTTTCTCGGGATGGAAGATCCCGAGTCCGGAAGCCGGGAAGCGACCGCCTTGCGCCTCCATGATGGAAGGATCGAGATCGACTACCGGGGCGGCGGCTCGGGCGATCCGCGCATCGACACCCCCGAGTCATCGGTCTATATCCAGGGGGAAGGGCGATTTCGGGTCGAATCAGATCGCGGAACCACGACGCTGATTTCGCTCAGGGGCGTCGCCGAGCTGGCGGGAGACGACGGCTCGATGCTCGTCCGGGACGGGATGATGAGCCAGGTGGAGCTCGGCTCGGCGCCCGACGAGGCGCGAAGCTATAACACGCTCCGGCTCGACGATTTCGATGCCTGGTGCGAGGAGAGGCTGGCGAGCTACCTCCCCGAAGACGAAGGGGACGACCGGGAGTACGTGCAGGCGGTCCCCGCGCCCGTGCGGCACTACGTCACGGAGCTGGACAACTACGGCGATTGGGAATGGATGGTCAGCTACGGCTGGGTCTGGCGTCCGGCGAGCTATACGGTGGGATGGCGGCCCTACTACAACGGCTACTGGACCTCGTGCCCCCGAGGCTGGGTCTGGGTCGCCTATGAGCCCTGGGGATGGGTCCCGTACCACTACGGACGATGGCAGTGGCTCTCAAGCGCGGGCTGGTTCTGGATCCCGGGCGGCGTCTTCTCTGGCGCTTGGGTGAGCTGGGCCGTGACCCCCAGCTACATCGGATGGTGCCCTCTCGATTACTACAACCGTCCCGCTTACGTGAACGTGAACATCAACATCACCAACGTGACGGTGAACCGCTTCGGGGGCGGATGGAACTTCCTGCCCCTCAACCGGCTGTCCGATCGCGGCGCCTCGCGCCTCATCGTCAAGGCCGACCGCGTGCCGCGCCTCGAGGGAGCGGTGACGACGAAAGTGCTTCCGCGATTCTCTCCCGATCGGATCGGAAACCGCCCCGATCTGGCGCAGAGAATCTACCGGGAAAGCGCCAACGGAGCGCACCGGATCGATCTGCCCGAGCCGGGGAGACGGGAGAACCTGGTGCCGTTCCGGCAGCTCGACCGCCGCGAAGCGGGCCGACAGCATGACTCGATCCGGGGCCGCGCCCCCGACCGCACCGGGACCGAGCCGAGGATCCTCCGGGGCGGAAGGCAACAGGCCGCTCCGCGTCCCGAAAGGGTTCCGAACGGTCGCAGCGCTTCGGAGCGCGTGAATCCTCGCGGTGGACGCGAGCCGGGAGGCGACTCCGGCGTGGTCGGACGGCCTGGAACCGAGCGAAGGGGCGAAGGAGTCCGTCCGGAAAGGGAAAGGGGACGTCCCGAGCCTCAGGGTGGAGGCAACGACAGGGAGCGCATCCGCCCGCGCAGGGAATCCCCCGACTCGGCAGTTCCCCAGGATCCGTCGCGCCGGGAGAACGGCCAGGATCGAAAAGCCGATCCCCCTCCCCGGCTCGAGCCCCGGCCGCGCCGGGAGAGCGGTTCCCAGACCGGCCCCGGTGCCGAGAGACGGCGCCGCCCCGAGCGCCGAGAGCCGAGTCGCCCCTCGACCACCGAGCCGCGACCTCAGCGAGAGCCGGATTCGGAGTCGGCTACAGACGGCAATCGACAGCGGAGCTTCTATCGCGGCCCGGGGATGAACGACCCCAGGCCGCGCCGGGAGTCGGCGCCTCAAAGGGCCGACCGCGATGCGCCGAACGTCTATCGCAGCTACGGAACTGACAATCGAGGCGGGTCGCGCCGGGGGTATGAGGAGGGCCCTGGCTCGATCTCGCCTCGTCCGCGACGGGAGCGGGGCGCCCCTTCCGGCTACGGCGACTCGCGGGACGCCTCGCGCAGGGTTTTGGACGGGATATTCGGGGAGGGTGCTCGGTCCCGATCTCGCCCCGCGCAACCCGGAGCCACGGCCCGGGAAGAGCGAGTCCGGCCGGAAGGATCCCCCTCCCGCGGCGAGAGGGTGCAGGGACCGCAACAGCGTTCCGCGCCTGAGCGGATTGAGCGCTCCCGCCCCCAGGGTGGACGGCAGGCGCCTCCCCCCCGCAAGCAGGAAGAAAAGAAGGGAAGG